The following proteins are encoded in a genomic region of Nicotiana sylvestris chromosome 4, ASM39365v2, whole genome shotgun sequence:
- the LOC104213933 gene encoding uncharacterized protein, translating to MGYIYEAMDRAKEAIAKVFDGNIAKYKDIFKIIDERWQCQLHHPLHAAGHYLNPEYFYQNSAIENCREVTDGLYACIEKLIPRTAVQDKIISEIPLYTKAEQQFGLPIAKRSRTTRSPVEWWNLYGNSAPHLQKLAIRILGLTASVAGCERNWSVFEHIHTKKKETDWSIKD from the exons ATGGGGTACATTTATGAAGCCATGGATAGAGCTAAGGAGGCTATTGCAAAGGTATTTGACGGGAATATTGCtaagtacaaagatatttttaaGATTATTGATGAAAGATGGCAATGCCAATTGCATCATCCATTACATGCAGCTGGACATTATCTAAATCCAGAGTACTTCTATCAAAATTCAGCTATTGAAAATTGTAGAGAAGTAACAGATGGGTTGTATGCTTGTATTGAAAAATTGATTCCAAGGACTGCAGTACAAGACAAGATTATATCAGAGATACCACTGTACACTAAAGCTGAACAACAATTTGGTCTTCCGATTGCAAAAAGATCTAGAACGACAAGATCTCCTG TTGAATGGTGGAATTTATATGGTAATTCAGCTCCTCATCTCCAAAAATTAGCCATTAGAATTTTGGGTTTAACGGCTAGTGTTGCTGGGTGTGAGCGTAATTGGAGCGTATTTGAGCAT ATccataccaaaaaaaaagaaacagatTGGAGCATCAAAGATTGA